A region of the Bryobacteraceae bacterium genome:
CGGAGCATGCGCTGAAGACGCGTGTCTCGTGCCGGCTTGCGTACCTCCACAAGCAGCGTGCCGCCCGTGTTCAGCGTGCCGGCAAAAACCTCGTCTCCGGCCCGCCTCGGCACCGGCACGGATTCGCCCGTCAGCGGCGCCTGGTCGACCAGCGCCTCGCCCTCCAGCACAATGCCGTCGCAGGGAACACGCTCGCCGCTCCGCACGCGCACGCGGGCGCCGGGAGTCAGCGATTCCACATCCACGCGGTGCTCATGATCGCCGTGGACCAGCGATGCCTGCGCCGGCATCAACTCCAGCAACCGCGCCACCGAGCGCCGCGCCCGCTCCAGACTCAGCGTCTCCAGCCGCCCGGCGAGCCCGTATAAAAAGACAAGCGTGGCGCCCTCGGCCCACTCGCCCAGCACGGCCGCGCCGGCTGCCGAAATCATCACAAGCAGATTCATGTCTGCCCGCAAGGCCCGCACTGCCGCCCAGGCCTTGCGCCAGAACAGCGCCGCACCGGCCGCCACCGAGGCAACATAGCAGGCCAGTGCCGGAAGGGGCACGGCATGAGCGCGGGCGCCGGCGTGCCCGTGCGCGAAGAGAACTTCGATCGCCTCTCCTCCGGGCCATGCCTCCAGCGCCAGCCCCAGGGCCAGCAGCACGCCACTGAGCCACAGTGCCCCACGCTCCCATCCCAAGCCCCGTGCCGGGCGCGCCGCCTCTTCCCATCGCTGGCAGCGCATCCCAATACATTCCACGGCGGCGGCGATTTCGGCTTCACTCGTCAACTCCGGCGCGTAGGCGACCTCCATCAGCCCCCTGGCCACGTCGAAATGGAGCTCGCGCACGCCTTTCACGCGGCTCAGCGCCGCGCGCAGCAGCGAGACCTCCTCGCCGCAGTCCATGCCAAGGACACGAAAACGGGCGGCCTTGTTAATGAGAATTCCTCCTCAACAACATTCTAGCCTTTTCCTGCCGATTCAGGTATGAAGAAGGATTGGCCATGCCGCAACACCCGATTCATCCTCAACACGCGCACATCCACGGCGAAGGCTGCGGGCACGCGGCCATCCGTCACGGCGACCACATCGATTACCTGCACGACGGCTGCCTGCACACGATGCACGGCGACCACGTGGACGAGTGCCGCATCGAGGTCTCCGCGCGGAATCCCGACGGCTGCGCGGCCGTGGCCGAGGGGCATCCCGATGGTCATCTGCACGGCGAAGGCTGCGGCCACGAGCGTGTGCCCCATGGGGATCACCTGGATTACCTCGTTGACGGGCGTCTTCATCACCCGCATGGCGACCACTGTGACGACCACGGGCCCGTCGAGGTGATCGCAGAGAGCGGCCGACGGTAAGCGGGGCGCGGCATGTCCAGCGAATGGCGTCCGGCGCGGGCGCGCGTCTTCGATCTGTGGCTGATTCCGCCGGGCCTGCCTCCGGCGCTGCTGGAGGACTTTGCGGACGCGGCGGGCCAGGGCGCGCGGATTTCGGACAGTACGACCGAAGACCATGCGCCAGAGCCGGGCGCGGCGATCCCCGTTGTAACCGGTGGGGCCGGGATTGAGGCGTCATCGGAGGTCTCAGGATGGAGAGCGGCCATCCTTCCGCTGGGCGATGCGCGTCCTGGCGTCGGAATCGAGGAAGACGGCCGGCTGTTGCCGCCCCAGCGGCTGCACCCGGCCGAGCGGCGCCGGCTGGAACGGATGCCGCCTCAGGAGCGGGCGGCGGCGCGGCGGCTGCTGGGTGCGGCGAGAGGGGCGCTGGCGCAGGCGTTGGGCGTGCCGGCGGCCGGGGTGGCTGCTGTGGCCGATCTGTCGCCGCTGCTGGAGGGCGCGCAGTCGCTGCGCGCGGGCGCCTGGAGCGTGCAGCGCGTGCCCTCGCCGCCGGGAGTCTATGTGTTTGTCGCCGCGCCTGGCGCGCGCTGGGGCTATCGTCTGGCGGGCTGGCGGCTTGGGCGGGCCGCAGCGTCAGCGGCCCGGTTCGCGCAGACGGGCGGCGAAGGCGGCGCCGCGCCGGAAGCGCGGCCCGGCGGCGCCACGCTCGACTTCCCGGGCCAGCTCCTCGAGCGTTAGGCCGAAGCGGCGCAGCGCCGATACAATTTCGTCGCGGTTTGTTTCGAGAATGTCCTGCCAGATGTCCCAGCCGCTGAGGGCGAGCCGCGTCATGTCCAGCAGGCCGGGGCCGGCCGCGCCGGCGACGCTTTCCGCCTCACTGCACTCGCCGAGCGCGGCTGCCAGTGCGGTGGAGATCATCTGCGGCAGGTGGGAGCTGAGCGCGACGATGCGGTCGTGTTCCTCCGGAGTGACCACGCGCGGCTCGGCGCCGATCCGTTCCACCCAGGAAAGGAACGTGCGCGCCGCGGGCGTTTCCAGGTCTTCGCGCCGCGCCGGCGCAAGCAGGTACGGGCGGCCGCGGAACAGGTCCGCGTCGGCCTCTTCCACGCCCCGCTTCTCCTTGCCCGCCATCGGATGTCCGCCGAGAAACAGCGCGCCGCGCAGATTGCGTCCCGCATCGCAGATGCGCCGCTTGGTGCTGCCGGCGTCGGTGACGAGGGCGCCCGTGCGCGTGCGGCCGTCGAGTTTCGGGATGGCGTCGAGAATGGCGCGGATCGGGCCGGCCAGATAAATCAGGTCGGCGCGCGCGGCGGCGTCTTCGAATTCCGCGCCCGCGTCGATGGCGCCGCGTCTGACCGCGGCAGCGATCGTGCGCGGAGAGCTGACGCCGAGGATGCGGCCGCCAAATCCCGCCTTCCGGAGCGCCAGGCCGAAAGAGCCGCCAATGAGGCCCACGCCAATAATGGCCACGGTTTCCATGGCCGTTCTAGAAACTCCTTCCCAGCGCCGCGGCGACGGCGCGCAATTGCCGGGCGAGCTCCAGGAATTGCCGCGGCTCCAGCGACTGGGCGCCTTCGGCGAGGACCTTCGACGGATCGGGGTGAACGTCGACCAGCAGGCCGTCGGCCCCGGCGGCGAGCGAAGCCAGCGCGAGCGAAGGCGCCATGTCACGCCGGCCCGCGGCGCGGCAGGGATCGGCCATCACCGGCAGGTGCGAGAGCTTGTGCAACGCGGGGATCGCGGTGACGTCCAGCGTGTTCTTCGTGTAGGAACCGTACGTGCGCACGCCGCGCTCGCAGACGATCACGTCCGGGTTGCCGGCGTCGAGGATCATGTCGGCGCTGACGAGCAGCTCCTGGAGCGTGGCCGCCGGCGAGCGCTTCAGCAATACCGGCCTGCGGGCGCGGCCGGCGGCGCGCAGCAGCGGATAGTTCTGCATGTTGCGCGAGCCGATGAGCAGCACGTCGGCGTGCTCTTCCACCAGCGCGACGGCGCCAGCTTCGGCGATCTCGCCGACGAGGAACATGCCGAAGGTTTCGGCGGCGCGCTTCATCAGCCGCAGCGATTCGGCGTCCGGCCCCGCAAGGCTCGCGGGCGAAAGATGCGCGCGGAGGCTGCCGGCGCGGAACAGCCGCGCGCCCCCGCGCGCGGCCAGCTCGGCGCAGCGGAACAACTGCTCTTCGCCTTCCACGCTGCCGGGCCCGGCCAGCAACACTACGCGCGGCCCGCCGATTTCGACCTCGTCGGTTCGCTCGCCGGCGAGGCGGATGCGCGTGCCTTCCGGGCGGGCCGCCCGTGCCGCGCGCTGATACGGCGTCATCACGCGGTAGCATTCCATCACGCCGGGCATCACCTTGAACTCGTCGGGATCGACCAGCTCGGAAGGCCCCACCGCGCCCAGCACCGTATGCACGGCGCCGGTGGAGCGGTGCACGTTGAAATCCAGTCCGATGAGCTTCTCGATGACGGCCTCGATCTGCTCCTCGGTGGCGCCCTTTTCCATGATGATGATCATTGGTCCTGCTCCCTGTTCAGGCGCTCCCGCTGAAGGAGGCGCATCTCGTCAATGATGCGCTCGAACAGGCGTCGCACCGCCGCCTCGGAGAGCGGGCCTGGATTGTGGATGGTCACGTTACGAAAGACTTCTTCCTCCCGCTTGGGTTCATAAACGGGCAGAGAAACGGCCTTCTTGACGTCGCCGATCTGCGCGGCCACGACGGCGCGGCGGTTCAGCAATTCGAGAATCTGCAAGTCCAGCACGTCGATCTGCCGCCGCAGCCCGTCAAGCGCCGCCTGCGCCTCTTCCAGCGTCATTGTCTTCCGCTCAGCTCCCTGCACAGCCCCTCGAGCCTCGCTTCCAGTTCCTCATCCGCGCTTTCGTCCACCACGCGCATCACGGCGCTGCCGACCACGGCGCCATCGGCGTACCGTCCCACCTGCTCGACGTGCTCCCGCCGCGAGATGCCGAAGCCGACGGCGAGCGGCAGCGGCGTGCGTGCCCTCAGCCGGTGCACCAGCTCCTCCACCGATCTCTCCACCGTGTCCCGCGCGCCGGTGACGCCGGTGCGCGAGACCACGTAAACGAAACCGCTCGAGTAGCGCGCCACCAGGTCCAGGCGTCGGTCCGTGCTGGTGGGCGCGGCGAGGAAAATGCGGTCCAGCCCGTGGCGGCGCATCGCCTCCACCGGTTCTTCGGCTTCTTCGACGCTCAGGTCGGTGACGAGCACGCCATCGACGCCGGCCTGGCGGGCGTCGCGGCAGAGCCTGTCGAAACCGTAGTGTAAAAGAGGATTGATATAGCTGAAAAGAACGATGGGAATTTCGCTGTTACGGCGGATTTCGGCGGCGATTTCCAGAACGCGCTCTACCGTGGTTCCCGCCTTCAGCGCCCGCTCCGACGCCTGCTGGATGACCGGCCCGTCGGCGATGGGGTCGGAAAAGGGCACGCCCAGTTCGAGGATGTCGGCGCCGCCTCTTTCCATCGCCAGGGCGAGCGCTGGAGTGCGCTCCGGGCGCGGGTCGCCGGCGGTGAGGTAGACGACGAGCGCGGGCCGGCCGGCGGCGCGGGCCTCGGCGAACCGGCGGGAAATCCGTTCACTCGGTTCCATTGTCCTGATCCAGTTCCGGAAAATTTTCGCGATAAATGTCGGTGTCTTTATCGCCCCTTCCGGAGAGATTGACGATGAAAATTGCGCCCTTCGCGGCCGGGGCGCGGCGGATCGCCTCGGCCACCGCGTGCGCGCTTTCGAGCGCGGGAATGATCCCTTCGGTGCGCGCAAGCCGCCGCGCGGCCTCGAGCGCCTCCCGGTCGCTGGCCGAAACGTATTCGGCGCGGCCCTGGTCGTGAAGCCAGGCATGTTCGGGGCCGACGAGCGCATAGTCGAGCCCGGCCGAGACGGAATGAGTCAGCAGCACCTGGCCGTCGCCGTTTTGCAGGAGGTAGCTGTAAGCGCCCTGGAGCACGCCGGGCGAGCCGCCGGCGAAGCGGGCCGCATGCTCTCCGGGCACGAGGCTGCGCCCGCCCGCTTCCACTCCGACCAGGGCGACGCGCTCATCGGAGATGAAGGCAGAGAAGATCCCGATGGCATTCGATCCGCCGCCCACGCAGGCGATCACCGCGTCCGGCAGCCGCCCGGCGCGATCGAGGATCTGGCGCCGCGCCTCTTCGCCGGTCACCCGGTGGAACTCGCGAACCATCAGCGGGTAGGGATGCGCGCCCAGGGCGGAGCCGAGCAGGTAGTGCGTGGTGGCGACGTTCGTCACCCAGTCCCGCATCGCCTCGCTGACGGCATCCTTCAGCGTGCGGCTCCCCGTTTTCACCGGCACTACCTTCGCGCCGAGCAGGCGCATGCGGAAGACGTTGAGCCGCTGCCGGCGCATGTCTTCCTCGCCCATGTAAACGACGCACTCCATGCCGAACAGGGCGCACACCGTGGCCGTGGCGACGCCGTGCTGGCCCGCGCCCGTTTCGGCGATGATGCGGCGCTTGCCCATGCGCCGCGCCAGCAGAATCTGGCCCAGGCAGTTGTTGATCTTGTGCGCGCCGGTGTGGAGCAGATCCTCGCGCTTGAGGAAAATGCGCGCGCCGCCCAGCTCGGCGCTCAGCCGCCGCGCCTCATACAAGGGCGTGGGCCGCCCGGCGTAGGTCTCCAGCAACTCCTTCAGTTCGCGCTGGAACGCTTCGTCCCGCTGCGCCTCCCGGAAAGCCTGCTCGAGCTCTTCGAGCGGCGCCATCAGCGTCTCCGGCACGTAGCGGCCGCCGTACGGGCCGAAGTGCCCGCGTTCGTCCGGCACCTGCGTAATGTTGTCTTTCATTCCGACTCCCGCACCGCCCGGATGAATTCCCTCACCCGGACCGCATCCTTGCGGCCTGGCGCGCTTTCAAGCCGCGAACAGGCGTCCACGCCCCACGGCCGCACGGCCGCAATGGCCTCTCTCACATTGTCCGGCCCCAGGCCCCCGGCAAGCACGATCCTTGCCGGAAGGCCGCGTACCAGTTGCCAGTCGAAGGTTCTGCCCGTGCCGCCGCGCTGTGCTCCGGCGGGCGCGTCCACCAGAAACGCCTCCGCTTCGAATTGTTCCATTTCCCGGCGCAGCTCCGGTCCCGCTTCCAGCGCCTTCCACCAGCGCAACCGCGGAACGCCGCACTGGCCATGAAGCTGCGCGATCTCGACGCCGGCGGCCGCCGCGATGGCCTCAATGTCTTCGGCCGCCGAGTCCACGAAGACGCCGACGGCGAGCACGTTGCCTGGCAGCCGCTCGATGATCTGCGCCGCCCGTTCCGGGCGGATGTAACGCGGGCTGCGGGGCCAGAAATTGAACCCGAGCGCATCGGCGCCCGCGTCGCAGGCGGCCAGCGCATCTTCCAGCGCAGTGATGCCGCAGATCTTGATGAGCGTCACTCGCCTCTCAACTCCCTGAGCGTCCGCTCCGGGTCGCCGCTGGTCATGAGGTGCTCGCCAACAAGAAACGCCTGGTAGCCGGCCGCGGCCAGCCGTTCGATGTCGGCCCGGCCGTGGATGCCGCTTTCGGCCACGCGCACCGCATGGCGGGGCAGCCGGGCGGCGAGGCGTTCGGCCGTCTCCAGCGTCACCTCGAACGTGCGGAGGTCTCGGTTGTTGACGCCGATCAGGTCGGCGCCGGCCTCGAGCGCCTTGTCGAGATCGGCCTCGTCGTGCACCTCCACCAGCGCCGCCATGCGGTAGCGCGCCGCGGCGAGGCGGAACTGCTCAATTTCCTTTGCCGTAAGGATCGCCGCAATCAGCAGCACCGCGTCCGCGCCCGCGGCGGCCGCTTCCACGACGTCGATTTCGTCGATCGTGAAGTCCTTGCGTAAAACCGGCAGGTATGCGGTGGCTCGCGCGGTTTTCAGATCGCCCAGCGATCCCTGGAAGAATTGTGCGTCGGTGAGCACGGAGAGCGCCGCGGCACCGCCGGCGAAGTAAGCGCGGGCAAGGGCTCCGGGGTTGAAGTCCGCCGCGAGAACGCCCCTGCTCGGCGACGCCTTTTTGATTTCCGCAATGATGGCGGGCTGGTGGCGCTCCAGCGCGGCGCGGAAGTCCCGCCGCTGGCCGGTCTGAAACTGCGCGGTGAGCTCGAGGCTGCGCCGCAGGCCGAGTTTTTCCGCTACTTCGGCCTTCTTCACTTCGACCATGCGGGCAAGGATGTCGGGCAGCGTCGGCTCCATCGGGGGAAATTCTCACGATAGCAGATTCGCCGCGCTGCCCGTCCTTTGCGAGCCTCAGAGCTTCCGGACGTCGAGGCCGGCGTCCCACTTTTCGCCGCTGCGGACCACCTCTTCGTAGGTCAGCGTGCGGCCGGTGTAGGCGGCCGTGCGGCCGAGGATCGCGCTGAGCGTGCTTTCGGCGCCCTGTTCGGCCTCGTTGATGAAATTCCCGCTGGCGATGCTGGAAATCCAGTGACGCTCCCTTTCGGCGTCGGCGTCTTCGATGGCGCCCTTGAACGCGCCGGTGACGGCGGCTTCGGTTCCCGTCTTTTCCGGCTTGCCGACGCCGGGCGCGTCCCAGGGGCGGCGCCCGGTGATGCGCACCGGCGCGTCATAGCGCAGCTCGGCGTTGCCCTCGGTACCAAAGAGCCGCACGCCGACATCCCATTCGCCCTCGATGAACTGCGTTGAGGTGACGGTGATGTGGATGTCGTTGGGGTAGGTGAAGGTGACGTTGAAGTGGCTGGCGCAGTCGCCCTGGTCGCGCCGTCCGCGGCGGCCGCAGACGCCCTGGGCGGAGACGGGGCGTGCTCCAAGCAGCCAGTTGTTCAGGTCGACGAGATGGATGTTCTGCTCGACGAAGATGTCGCCGCTGAGTACCCGGTCATGGATCCAGTTGCGCAGCCGCCGCTCCTGGGGCGAGGCGTTTGGCCACTCCGGTCGGCGGATGGCGCCGGCGTAATAGTGCGACAGGCCGCAGACCACGCTGCCGATCTGCCCGTCGCGGATGCGGCGGTGCATTTCCACATACGGCGGCGCGTGGCGGAGCTGGAACCCGATGGCGAGGCTCAGCCGTCCCTGAGCCTTCTTGCCGCTCTCGATCACGTTGAGGCAGCCGGCCACGTCCACCGCCACGGGTTTCTCGCAATAGACGTGTTTGCCCGCGGCCACGACCCTGGCCAGGTGTTCGGGATGGAAATAGGGCGGCGTCGCGATCTGCACCGCATCGATGGCCTTTGATTCCAGCAGGCGGTCGAGCGAGTCCGGCCCGGAGAACAGTTGCGAGCGGTCGATGGCCGGCTTGCCCGCCCTGGCCGAAGCCGTATCCAGGCGGTCCTTGGCCTTGGCGAGCTGCCCTTCAA
Encoded here:
- the trpB gene encoding tryptophan synthase beta chain; its protein translation is MKDNITQVPDERGHFGPYGGRYVPETLMAPLEELEQAFREAQRDEAFQRELKELLETYAGRPTPLYEARRLSAELGGARIFLKREDLLHTGAHKINNCLGQILLARRMGKRRIIAETGAGQHGVATATVCALFGMECVVYMGEEDMRRQRLNVFRMRLLGAKVVPVKTGSRTLKDAVSEAMRDWVTNVATTHYLLGSALGAHPYPLMVREFHRVTGEEARRQILDRAGRLPDAVIACVGGGSNAIGIFSAFISDERVALVGVEAGGRSLVPGEHAARFAGGSPGVLQGAYSYLLQNGDGQVLLTHSVSAGLDYALVGPEHAWLHDQGRAEYVSASDREALEAARRLARTEGIIPALESAHAVAEAIRRAPAAKGAIFIVNLSGRGDKDTDIYRENFPELDQDNGTE
- the trpA gene encoding tryptophan synthase alpha chain; its protein translation is MEPSERISRRFAEARAAGRPALVVYLTAGDPRPERTPALALAMERGGADILELGVPFSDPIADGPVIQQASERALKAGTTVERVLEIAAEIRRNSEIPIVLFSYINPLLHYGFDRLCRDARQAGVDGVLVTDLSVEEAEEPVEAMRRHGLDRIFLAAPTSTDRRLDLVARYSSGFVYVVSRTGVTGARDTVERSVEELVHRLRARTPLPLAVGFGISRREHVEQVGRYADGAVVGSAVMRVVDESADEELEARLEGLCRELSGRQ
- the tyrA gene encoding prephenate dehydrogenase, producing METVAIIGVGLIGGSFGLALRKAGFGGRILGVSSPRTIAAAVRRGAIDAGAEFEDAAARADLIYLAGPIRAILDAIPKLDGRTRTGALVTDAGSTKRRICDAGRNLRGALFLGGHPMAGKEKRGVEEADADLFRGRPYLLAPARREDLETPAARTFLSWVERIGAEPRVVTPEEHDRIVALSSHLPQMISTALAAALGECSEAESVAGAAGPGLLDMTRLALSGWDIWQDILETNRDEIVSALRRFGLTLEELAREVERGAAGPRFRRGAAFAARLREPGR
- the trpC gene encoding indole-3-glycerol phosphate synthase, which produces MEPTLPDILARMVEVKKAEVAEKLGLRRSLELTAQFQTGQRRDFRAALERHQPAIIAEIKKASPSRGVLAADFNPGALARAYFAGGAAALSVLTDAQFFQGSLGDLKTARATAYLPVLRKDFTIDEIDVVEAAAAGADAVLLIAAILTAKEIEQFRLAAARYRMAALVEVHDEADLDKALEAGADLIGVNNRDLRTFEVTLETAERLAARLPRHAVRVAESGIHGRADIERLAAAGYQAFLVGEHLMTSGDPERTLRELRGE
- the trpF gene encoding N-(5'-phosphoribosyl)anthranilate isomerase — encoded protein: MTLIKICGITALEDALAACDAGADALGFNFWPRSPRYIRPERAAQIIERLPGNVLAVGVFVDSAAEDIEAIAAAAGVEIAQLHGQCGVPRLRWWKALEAGPELRREMEQFEAEAFLVDAPAGAQRGGTGRTFDWQLVRGLPARIVLAGGLGPDNVREAIAAVRPWGVDACSRLESAPGRKDAVRVREFIRAVRESE
- the aroA gene encoding 3-deoxy-7-phosphoheptulonate synthase, translated to MIIIMEKGATEEQIEAVIEKLIGLDFNVHRSTGAVHTVLGAVGPSELVDPDEFKVMPGVMECYRVMTPYQRAARAARPEGTRIRLAGERTDEVEIGGPRVVLLAGPGSVEGEEQLFRCAELAARGGARLFRAGSLRAHLSPASLAGPDAESLRLMKRAAETFGMFLVGEIAEAGAVALVEEHADVLLIGSRNMQNYPLLRAAGRARRPVLLKRSPAATLQELLVSADMILDAGNPDVIVCERGVRTYGSYTKNTLDVTAIPALHKLSHLPVMADPCRAAGRRDMAPSLALASLAAGADGLLVDVHPDPSKVLAEGAQSLEPRQFLELARQLRAVAAALGRSF
- a CDS encoding dehydrogenase encodes the protein MQRRSFLGAAGAAAFNIIRPELVRGTQRNSAVRLALFGCGGRGTGVAASFITNTDAVVTALGDLFEGQLAKAKDRLDTASARAGKPAIDRSQLFSGPDSLDRLLESKAIDAVQIATPPYFHPEHLARVVAAGKHVYCEKPVAVDVAGCLNVIESGKKAQGRLSLAIGFQLRHAPPYVEMHRRIRDGQIGSVVCGLSHYYAGAIRRPEWPNASPQERRLRNWIHDRVLSGDIFVEQNIHLVDLNNWLLGARPVSAQGVCGRRGRRDQGDCASHFNVTFTYPNDIHITVTSTQFIEGEWDVGVRLFGTEGNAELRYDAPVRITGRRPWDAPGVGKPEKTGTEAAVTGAFKGAIEDADAERERHWISSIASGNFINEAEQGAESTLSAILGRTAAYTGRTLTYEEVVRSGEKWDAGLDVRKL